One Deltaproteobacteria bacterium genomic region harbors:
- a CDS encoding SgcJ/EcaC family oxidoreductase, which translates to MFRAMTTQALIALVCVLPAVALADLAGDVKAHEEAFARACVAGDVAAVVALYADDARLVWPGAGEEGRGKADVERMVTTFCKNTKDLKLTLTGVDAVPLDDAHVATVAHWESSATAPGGTRVSAKVRSTEVLVKSGGAWRYLVDHASVGQPPPRPAPRRARKAP; encoded by the coding sequence ATGTTCCGGGCCATGACAACACAGGCCCTGATCGCACTCGTGTGCGTGCTGCCCGCCGTGGCGCTCGCGGACCTCGCGGGCGACGTGAAGGCTCACGAGGAAGCCTTCGCCCGCGCCTGCGTCGCGGGGGACGTGGCGGCCGTCGTCGCGCTCTACGCCGACGACGCGCGGCTCGTCTGGCCGGGCGCCGGGGAGGAGGGCAGGGGCAAGGCCGACGTCGAGCGGATGGTCACGACCTTCTGCAAGAACACGAAGGACCTGAAGCTGACCCTGACCGGCGTAGACGCGGTCCCGCTCGACGACGCGCATGTCGCCACCGTGGCGCACTGGGAGAGCTCGGCCACCGCGCCGGGCGGCACGCGCGTCTCCGCCAAGGTGCGGAGCACCGAGGTGCTGGTGAAGAGCGGCGGCGCCTGGCGTTACCTCGTCGACCACGCCTCGGTCGGGCAGCCGCCGCCGCGCCCCGCGCCGCGCCGGGCACGGAAGGCGCCATGA
- a CDS encoding peroxiredoxin, translating to MLDLNAPAPPFTLEGAHEGRVRRFSLADFRQKWVILFFYPADFTFVCPTEVVGFSKRLEEFEASAAQVLGISVDDVETHRAWAAELGGVAFPLLSDTAREVCRAYEVLNPAEQRAWRATIVVSPEGKIAYQVVSPMNVGRSVEETLRVLGALATGRLCPADWQPGQPTLDPDLRY from the coding sequence ATGCTCGACCTGAATGCGCCGGCGCCGCCCTTCACGCTCGAGGGCGCGCACGAAGGCAGGGTGCGCCGCTTCTCGCTCGCCGACTTCCGCCAGAAGTGGGTCATCCTGTTCTTCTATCCCGCCGACTTCACCTTCGTCTGCCCGACCGAGGTGGTCGGGTTCAGCAAGCGGCTCGAGGAGTTCGAGGCGTCGGCGGCACAGGTGCTGGGCATCAGCGTCGACGACGTCGAGACGCACCGCGCCTGGGCGGCCGAGCTCGGCGGCGTCGCCTTCCCGCTGCTCAGCGACACCGCCCGCGAGGTCTGCCGCGCCTACGAGGTCCTGAACCCGGCCGAGCAGCGCGCCTGGCGCGCCACGATCGTCGTGTCACCCGAGGGGAAGATCGCGTACCAGGTCGTGAGCCCGATGAACGTCGGCCGGAGCGTCGAGGAGACGCTCCGCGTGCTCGGCGCGCTCGCCACCGGGCGCCTCTGCCCGGCCGACTGGCAGCCCGGCCAGCCGACGCTCGATCCCGACCTGCGCTACTGA
- the ilvD gene encoding dihydroxy-acid dehydratase, whose translation MAMLDPRHRSRTLYEGRARAPARSYLKAIGFTDEDIARPIVGIANTWTETMPCNFNLRRLAEHVKRGVREAEGTPMEFNTIAISDGVTMGTEGMKTSLVSREVIADSIELVGRGHMFDAMVVLVGCDKTIPGGAMALLRLDVPGVVLYGGSIQPGRFQGRDVTIQDLFEAVGANAAGRMSDRDLGELEDSVCPGAGACGGQFTANTMAMALEFLGLSPMGTASVAATDPAKDTVGFETGRLVMDVLRRGLHPRDVVTRAAFENAIAGVAASGGSTNAVLHLLALAREVGVPLTIDDFDRVSRRTPLWADLKPGGRFTAVDLGHAGGSGVVARRLVAAGLADGAAVTATGRTFAEEAARAVERAGQEVVRPLEQPLKPTGGLVILRGNLAPEGCVVKMAGHERLRHRGPARVFEREEDAMAAVTRREIRAGDVVVIRYEGPRGGPGMREMLGVTAALVGEGLGEQVALLTDGRFSGATRGLMAGHVAPEAAVGGPIAAVEEGDPISFDVEQRRLDLEVSEATLRERLARWRAPAPRYTSGVFAKYVALVSSAAEGAVTRPR comes from the coding sequence ATGGCCATGCTCGACCCGCGACACCGCAGCCGCACCCTCTACGAAGGCCGCGCCCGCGCCCCCGCGCGATCCTATCTGAAGGCGATCGGCTTCACCGACGAGGACATCGCCCGGCCCATCGTCGGCATCGCCAACACCTGGACCGAGACGATGCCCTGCAACTTCAACCTCCGCCGCCTGGCCGAGCACGTGAAGCGCGGCGTCCGCGAGGCGGAGGGCACGCCGATGGAGTTCAACACGATCGCCATCAGCGACGGCGTCACCATGGGCACCGAGGGCATGAAGACGTCGCTGGTGAGCCGCGAGGTCATCGCCGACTCGATCGAGCTCGTGGGGCGCGGCCACATGTTCGACGCCATGGTCGTGCTGGTCGGCTGCGACAAGACGATCCCGGGCGGCGCGATGGCTCTGCTGCGCCTCGACGTGCCGGGCGTGGTCCTCTACGGCGGCTCGATCCAGCCCGGCCGCTTCCAGGGACGGGACGTGACCATCCAGGACCTGTTCGAGGCGGTGGGCGCGAACGCCGCCGGGCGGATGAGCGACCGCGACCTCGGGGAGCTGGAGGACAGCGTCTGCCCCGGCGCGGGCGCCTGCGGGGGGCAGTTCACCGCCAACACGATGGCGATGGCGCTCGAGTTCCTCGGCCTCTCGCCGATGGGCACGGCGAGCGTCGCGGCGACCGACCCGGCCAAGGACACGGTCGGCTTCGAGACCGGAAGGCTCGTGATGGACGTGCTGCGCCGCGGCCTTCACCCCCGCGACGTCGTCACGCGCGCGGCCTTCGAGAACGCGATCGCCGGCGTGGCCGCGAGCGGCGGCTCGACCAACGCCGTCCTGCACCTGCTGGCGCTCGCGCGCGAGGTCGGCGTGCCGCTGACGATCGACGACTTCGACCGCGTCAGCCGCAGGACCCCGCTCTGGGCGGACCTGAAGCCCGGCGGCCGGTTCACGGCGGTCGATCTCGGCCATGCAGGCGGCAGCGGCGTGGTCGCCCGGCGGCTGGTCGCCGCCGGCCTCGCCGACGGCGCTGCCGTGACCGCGACGGGCCGCACCTTCGCCGAGGAGGCGGCGCGCGCGGTCGAGCGCGCCGGGCAGGAGGTCGTGCGGCCCCTCGAGCAGCCGCTCAAGCCGACCGGCGGCCTCGTCATCCTGCGCGGCAACCTGGCGCCCGAAGGCTGCGTGGTGAAGATGGCCGGCCACGAGCGGCTGCGGCACCGGGGCCCCGCGCGCGTCTTCGAGCGCGAGGAGGATGCGATGGCGGCGGTGACGCGGCGCGAGATCCGCGCCGGCGACGTCGTCGTCATCCGGTACGAGGGACCGCGCGGGGGGCCGGGCATGCGCGAGATGCTCGGCGTGACGGCGGCGCTCGTCGGCGAGGGGCTCGGCGAGCAGGTGGCGCTGCTCACCGACGGGCGCTTCAGCGGCGCGACGCGCGGTCTGATGGCGGGACACGTCGCCCCCGAGGCCGCGGTGGGCGGGCCGATCGCGGCCGTCGAGGAGGGCGACCCGATCAGCTTCGACGTCGAGCAGCGCCGGCTCGACCTCGAGGTGTCCGAGGCGACGCTTCGTGAACGCCTGGCCCGCTGGCGCGCGCCCGCCCCGCGCTACACGAGCGGCGTCTTCGCCAAGTACGTCGCGCTCGTCTCCTCGGCGGCGGAGGGAGCGGTCACGCGTCCACGCTGA
- a CDS encoding LLM class flavin-dependent oxidoreductase gives MRRPRFGIQLPWCPFAEMRELAERAEAAGYDSIAAADHFFMRSPMESPDDPLLECFSLLAALAMITRRVKLAQLVACNSFRHPALTAKAATTLDHVSGGRLELGLGAGWFLEDHHRPPPSIRPMPQPTTAEPSAMAANSTPERRSGWRVRTPLKTPTPSSVATDTPHTAGSVAVPRGKRNGTTGMSAPITNEANITKPALSGCERSTVERPSTFSWTVRRRRSSRRLRVATTR, from the coding sequence ATGAGACGGCCGCGCTTCGGCATCCAGCTGCCGTGGTGTCCCTTCGCCGAGATGCGCGAGCTCGCGGAGCGTGCCGAGGCGGCCGGGTACGACTCGATCGCCGCGGCCGACCACTTCTTCATGCGCAGCCCCATGGAATCGCCCGACGACCCGCTGCTCGAGTGCTTTTCGCTGCTCGCCGCGCTCGCCATGATCACGCGGCGGGTCAAGCTCGCCCAGCTCGTCGCCTGCAACTCGTTCCGCCATCCGGCGCTCACCGCCAAGGCGGCGACGACCCTCGACCACGTGAGCGGCGGCCGTCTCGAGCTCGGCCTCGGCGCGGGCTGGTTCCTCGAGGACCATCATCGCCCCCCGCCGAGCATCCGGCCGATGCCCCAGCCCACCACCGCCGAGCCGAGCGCGATGGCCGCGAACTCCACGCCGGAACGGAGGAGCGGCTGGCGGGTGAGGACGCCCTTGAAGACGCCGACGCCGAGCAGCGTCGCGACCGACACCCCCCACACCGCCGGGAGCGTGGCCGTGCCCAGGGGCAAGAGGAACGGCACGACGGGGATGAGCGCGCCGATCACGAACGAGGCGAACATCACGAAGCCCGCCTTGAGCGGCTGCGAGAGATCGACGGTCGAGAGGCCGAGCACCTTCTCCTGGACGGTGCGCAGGAGGAGGTCCTCGCGCCGGCTGAGGGTCGCGACCACTCGGTAG
- a CDS encoding adenylate/guanylate cyclase domain-containing protein, whose translation MQQRIQFARASDGVVIAYRASGQGPPIVVTPPWVSHLDLDLQLLDLLPSFYDQLGTHRTVIRYDGRGTGLSDRDVPDVAAAARARDIEAVVDHLRLESVTLLIWSLNSPAGIIYAATHPERVSRLVCYAAFARYIMAPGRDALGRAFVDLIRAEWGLGSRAIVDFIAPGADKATTDAISAYQKEAASSETAAAIMEESLFRIDVREYLPRLTMPAVVAHRRGDPAVPFECGRELAALLPNAQLVPLPGDQHLPWQGDTKALLAALRAFLGDPAGAVEATAPPRPAAPEAASGLQIILFTDMSGSTALTHQLGDARAQELLRVHDAIIRDALRQHGGTKIKHTGDGVMASFGSASGAIECAIAVQKAIAAHNADEPDGAIRVRIGLNAGEPVAEGQDLFGSAVQAAARITAYARPGQILVADVVRQLAAGKGFAFSNRGRVALKGFPHRFRLHEVRWAE comes from the coding sequence ATGCAGCAGCGCATCCAGTTCGCCCGTGCCTCGGACGGCGTGGTGATCGCCTATCGCGCCAGCGGCCAGGGGCCGCCGATCGTGGTGACGCCGCCCTGGGTGTCCCACCTCGACCTCGACCTGCAGCTGCTCGATCTCCTCCCGTCCTTCTACGACCAGCTCGGCACCCATCGAACCGTCATCCGGTACGACGGGCGCGGCACCGGGCTCTCGGACCGCGACGTCCCGGACGTCGCGGCCGCGGCGCGCGCGCGGGACATCGAGGCGGTCGTCGATCACCTCCGGCTCGAGAGCGTCACGCTCCTCATCTGGTCCCTGAACAGCCCGGCGGGCATCATCTATGCCGCCACGCATCCCGAGCGGGTGAGCCGGCTCGTCTGCTACGCGGCCTTCGCGCGCTACATCATGGCTCCCGGCCGCGACGCCCTCGGCCGCGCCTTCGTCGACCTGATCCGCGCCGAGTGGGGCCTCGGCTCGCGGGCGATCGTCGACTTCATCGCGCCCGGCGCCGACAAGGCGACGACCGACGCGATCAGCGCCTATCAGAAGGAGGCGGCGTCGTCCGAGACGGCGGCCGCCATCATGGAGGAGAGCCTGTTCCGGATCGACGTCCGGGAGTACCTGCCCCGGCTCACGATGCCGGCGGTCGTCGCCCACCGCCGCGGGGATCCGGCCGTGCCGTTCGAGTGCGGCCGGGAGCTGGCCGCGCTCCTGCCGAACGCCCAGCTCGTCCCCTTGCCCGGCGATCAGCACCTGCCCTGGCAGGGCGACACCAAGGCCCTCCTCGCGGCCCTGAGGGCCTTCCTCGGCGATCCCGCGGGCGCAGTGGAGGCGACCGCGCCGCCGCGCCCGGCCGCACCCGAGGCCGCGTCCGGCCTGCAGATCATCCTCTTCACCGACATGTCGGGCTCGACCGCGCTCACCCACCAGCTGGGCGACGCCCGCGCGCAGGAGCTGCTGCGCGTCCACGATGCGATCATCCGCGACGCGCTTCGCCAGCACGGCGGCACGAAGATCAAGCACACGGGCGACGGCGTCATGGCATCGTTCGGGTCGGCTTCGGGCGCCATCGAGTGCGCCATCGCCGTGCAGAAGGCGATCGCCGCCCACAACGCGGACGAGCCCGACGGCGCGATCCGCGTCCGCATCGGCCTCAATGCAGGCGAACCGGTCGCGGAGGGCCAGGACCTCTTCGGCAGCGCGGTCCAGGCGGCCGCGCGGATCACCGCGTATGCCCGGCCGGGTCAGATCCTGGTCGCCGACGTCGTCCGGCAGCTCGCCGCCGGGAAGGGCTTCGCCTTCTCCAATCGCGGCCGCGTGGCGCTCAAGGGCTTCCCGCACCGTTTCCGGCTGCACGAGGTGCGCTGGGCGGAGTGA
- a CDS encoding M1 family metallopeptidase: MPKTERPSRFRLSPDVRPHEYDIHLEPDLDAGRFRGEVRIAVGLDRARREVVLHAAELRVERAAASLDGDEVAARVRADAADQTVTLRFPRALPAGEVRLVLGFAGRLNQHLRGLYAASADGRHYAFSQCEAADARRIFPCFDEPAFKARFRLAVTVPRGLRAVSNSPIEREEDAPGGRVVHFAPTPPLSTYLFALAVGALEASAERLLGTVPIRIWHVPGKGHLTELGLEAAAEALRRLEDYFDIPYPYGKLDLVAVPDFEAGAMENAGAVFFRETLLLLDPATASLNERKRAAEVIAHELAHMWYGDLVTMAWWDDLWLNEAFATWMAYRVVDDWRPEWRLWHGFEHDRAGALALDALANTHPIYAEVRSVAEATQNFDAITYEKGAAVVRMIEHFLGPENFRAGVRLYMRRHREGNAVAADLWRALEEASGREVARVAQAWIEKAGFPLVTFGPAKGDADRALRVRQERFFADPKIPPARRRGRWPLPLVVRWRTTEGATGVDRLLVDRAADGVRLGAETRLRWYFGNAEAGGFYRALHDPADRSALLGDLAALTAVERLALAGDQWALVRSAKAPIETFLAVAEALGDETDYDVLDGLAGPLALVDEQVVEPGSVEQARLRGWIARRFGPALARLGWRPAPDEDDPTRLRRAALLRLVGGVAEAPSVLAEARERLDAYLRDRGALDPNLADPVVGLAARVGDQALYDGYRGLVAEARTPQERRRFLLGLAAFRTPETIRRTLAATLSPDIPTQDVAFIFMRLLGNPAGRSHAWKFLTRRWSALRRRIPPLMISRLVEALPALREPRAAREVRAFFAAHPVPEASRALKQTLEVFRLNAELRRRTAPGLARWLAERTA; encoded by the coding sequence ATGCCGAAGACCGAGCGGCCTTCTCGCTTCCGCCTTTCCCCCGATGTCCGCCCGCACGAGTACGACATCCACCTCGAGCCCGATCTCGACGCCGGCCGCTTTCGCGGCGAGGTACGGATCGCCGTCGGCCTCGACCGTGCGCGCCGAGAGGTCGTGCTGCACGCGGCCGAGCTCAGGGTCGAGCGCGCCGCGGCGAGCCTCGACGGCGACGAGGTGGCGGCCCGCGTGCGCGCCGACGCCGCCGACCAGACCGTCACGCTTCGGTTCCCGCGCGCGCTGCCGGCGGGCGAGGTGCGGCTCGTCCTCGGCTTCGCCGGACGCCTCAACCAGCACCTCCGCGGCCTCTACGCGGCCAGCGCCGACGGCCGTCACTACGCCTTCAGCCAGTGCGAGGCGGCCGACGCGCGCCGCATCTTCCCCTGCTTCGACGAACCCGCCTTCAAGGCGCGCTTCCGGCTGGCGGTCACCGTGCCGCGCGGGCTGCGGGCCGTCTCCAACAGCCCGATCGAGCGGGAGGAGGACGCGCCCGGGGGGCGCGTCGTCCACTTCGCCCCGACGCCGCCGCTCTCGACCTATCTCTTCGCCCTCGCCGTCGGCGCGCTCGAGGCGTCGGCCGAGCGGCTCCTCGGCACGGTCCCGATCCGCATCTGGCACGTGCCGGGCAAAGGCCATCTCACCGAGCTCGGCCTCGAGGCGGCGGCCGAGGCGCTCCGGCGTCTCGAGGACTACTTCGACATCCCGTACCCCTACGGCAAGCTCGACCTCGTCGCCGTGCCCGACTTCGAGGCCGGGGCGATGGAGAACGCGGGCGCGGTGTTCTTCCGCGAGACGCTCCTCCTCCTCGATCCAGCGACCGCGTCGCTCAACGAGCGCAAGCGAGCCGCCGAGGTGATCGCCCACGAGCTGGCGCACATGTGGTACGGCGACCTCGTCACCATGGCGTGGTGGGACGATCTCTGGCTGAACGAGGCGTTCGCCACCTGGATGGCCTACCGCGTGGTCGACGACTGGCGGCCGGAGTGGCGGCTCTGGCACGGGTTCGAGCACGACCGGGCTGGCGCGCTCGCGCTCGACGCGCTCGCCAACACACATCCGATCTATGCCGAGGTGCGCAGCGTCGCCGAGGCCACCCAGAACTTCGACGCGATCACCTACGAGAAGGGCGCCGCCGTCGTGCGCATGATCGAGCACTTCCTCGGACCCGAGAACTTCCGCGCCGGCGTGCGCCTCTACATGCGCCGCCATCGCGAGGGCAACGCGGTGGCCGCCGACCTCTGGCGGGCGCTCGAGGAGGCGTCGGGACGCGAGGTGGCACGCGTCGCGCAGGCGTGGATCGAGAAGGCGGGCTTCCCGCTCGTCACCTTCGGCCCGGCGAAGGGCGACGCCGACCGCGCGCTGCGGGTCCGCCAGGAGCGCTTCTTCGCCGACCCGAAGATCCCCCCGGCGCGCCGGCGGGGGCGCTGGCCGCTGCCGCTGGTCGTCCGGTGGCGCACGACGGAGGGTGCCACGGGGGTCGACCGGCTGCTCGTCGACCGGGCGGCGGACGGCGTGAGGCTCGGCGCCGAGACGCGGCTACGCTGGTACTTCGGCAACGCCGAGGCGGGCGGGTTCTACCGGGCGCTGCACGACCCCGCGGACCGGAGCGCGCTGCTCGGGGACCTGGCGGCGCTCACGGCGGTCGAGCGCCTCGCCCTCGCGGGCGACCAGTGGGCGCTGGTGCGCTCCGCGAAGGCACCCATCGAGACCTTCCTCGCCGTCGCCGAGGCGCTCGGCGACGAGACCGACTACGATGTGCTCGACGGCCTCGCCGGGCCGCTCGCGCTCGTCGACGAGCAGGTCGTCGAGCCGGGCAGCGTCGAGCAGGCGCGGCTCCGAGGCTGGATCGCCCGCCGCTTCGGGCCGGCGCTGGCACGCCTCGGGTGGAGACCGGCGCCGGACGAGGACGATCCCACGCGGCTGCGCCGCGCGGCCCTCCTGCGCCTGGTCGGCGGCGTCGCCGAGGCTCCGTCCGTGCTGGCCGAGGCGCGCGAGCGGCTCGACGCGTATCTCCGCGACCGTGGCGCGCTCGACCCGAACCTGGCCGACCCCGTGGTCGGACTCGCCGCCCGCGTGGGCGACCAGGCGCTCTACGACGGCTACCGCGGCCTCGTCGCCGAGGCGCGCACGCCGCAGGAGCGGCGCCGGTTCCTCCTCGGGCTAGCCGCATTCCGCACGCCGGAGACGATCCGCCGCACGCTCGCCGCGACGCTGTCGCCCGACATTCCCACGCAGGACGTGGCCTTCATCTTCATGCGGCTGCTCGGCAACCCGGCCGGCCGGAGCCACGCGTGGAAGTTCCTCACCCGCCGCTGGTCGGCGCTCCGCCGCCGCATTCCGCCGCTGATGATCTCGCGCCTGGTCGAGGCCCTACCGGCGCTCCGCGAGCCGCGCGCGGCGCGCGAGGTGCGGGCCTTCTTCGCCGCGCACCCAGTGCCGGAGGCCTCGCGCGCCTTGAAGCAGACGCTCGAGGTCTTCCGCCTGAACGCCGAGCTCAGGCGCCGGACGGCACCGGGGCTCGCGCGCTGGCTCGCCGAACGCACGGCCTAG
- a CDS encoding peroxiredoxin, producing MAIKAGDTLPLDLKLKEMGDGGPKDVTVGDVFKGKRVVLFAVPGAFTPTCSLKHLPGFLEQARAIRAKGVDEIVCLSVNDAFVMGAWGKANDSAGKVRMVADGNGEFTRAVGLALDASGFGMGARSQRYAMIVKDGRVEHLAVEPGPGLNVSSAESILAKL from the coding sequence ATGGCGATCAAGGCTGGCGACACGCTGCCCCTCGACCTGAAGCTCAAGGAGATGGGCGACGGCGGACCGAAGGACGTGACCGTGGGCGACGTCTTCAAGGGCAAGCGGGTGGTGCTCTTCGCCGTCCCCGGCGCGTTCACGCCCACCTGCTCCCTGAAGCACCTGCCGGGCTTCCTCGAGCAGGCCCGAGCGATCAGGGCCAAGGGGGTCGACGAGATCGTCTGCCTCTCGGTCAACGACGCCTTCGTCATGGGCGCGTGGGGGAAGGCCAACGATTCGGCGGGCAAGGTGCGCATGGTCGCCGACGGCAACGGCGAGTTCACCAGGGCGGTCGGACTCGCGCTCGATGCGAGCGGCTTCGGCATGGGCGCCCGCTCGCAGCGCTACGCGATGATCGTGAAGGACGGCCGCGTGGAGCACCTGGCCGTGGAGCCCGGTCCGGGGCTCAACGTGTCGAGCGCGGAGTCGATCCTGGCGAAGCTGTGA
- the lhgO gene encoding L-2-hydroxyglutarate oxidase produces the protein MSSPAYDAAVIGGGIVGLATAMALAAERRLSVVVLEAESRLAAHQSGNNSGVIHAGLYYKPGSLKARNCVEGREAMYRFCDEHGIRAERCGKLVVATEERELPRLDELERRGRANGLEGLERLGPEGIREREPHAAGIAGLWVPQTGVVDFGEVTRAMAGVVREAGGEILTGARVHGCRPLADGLLLESVRGETFCRALVNCAGLQSDRVARRCGADPGVAIVPFRGEYHELAPDRRALVRSLIYPVPDPAFPFLGVHFTRTPSGTVEAGPNAVLALKREGYSAADVRLRDLVEMGLYPGFWWMCGQHWRTGLAEMYRSISRHAFVKALQKLVPALGPDDVRYLRAGVRAQAVGPGGALLDDFHLVEAARSVHVLNAPSPAATASITIGRTIAGMVARQLGR, from the coding sequence GTGTCCTCACCCGCGTACGACGCCGCCGTCATCGGCGGCGGCATCGTCGGCCTGGCGACGGCCATGGCGCTGGCGGCCGAGCGCCGGCTGTCCGTGGTCGTGCTCGAGGCCGAGAGCCGGCTCGCGGCGCATCAGAGCGGCAACAACAGCGGCGTCATCCACGCCGGGCTCTACTACAAGCCGGGCTCGCTCAAGGCACGCAACTGCGTCGAGGGCCGCGAGGCGATGTATCGCTTCTGCGACGAGCACGGCATCCGCGCCGAGCGCTGCGGCAAGCTCGTGGTCGCGACGGAGGAGCGCGAGCTGCCGCGCCTCGACGAGCTCGAGCGCCGCGGCCGGGCCAATGGCCTCGAGGGGCTCGAGCGGCTCGGGCCCGAGGGCATCCGGGAGCGCGAGCCGCACGCGGCGGGGATCGCGGGGCTCTGGGTCCCGCAGACCGGGGTCGTCGACTTCGGCGAGGTGACGCGCGCCATGGCGGGCGTCGTCCGCGAGGCGGGCGGCGAGATCCTGACCGGCGCGCGCGTGCACGGCTGCCGCCCGCTCGCCGACGGTCTTCTCCTCGAGTCCGTCCGCGGCGAGACCTTCTGCCGCGCGCTCGTCAACTGCGCCGGTCTCCAGTCCGATCGCGTCGCGCGCCGCTGCGGCGCCGACCCCGGGGTGGCGATCGTGCCCTTCCGCGGCGAGTACCACGAGCTGGCTCCCGACCGGCGCGCGCTCGTCCGGAGCCTCATCTATCCGGTGCCCGACCCCGCGTTTCCGTTCCTCGGCGTCCACTTCACGCGCACGCCCAGCGGCACGGTCGAGGCCGGGCCGAACGCCGTGCTGGCGCTCAAGCGCGAGGGCTACAGCGCCGCGGACGTCCGCCTCCGCGACCTCGTCGAGATGGGCCTCTACCCCGGATTCTGGTGGATGTGCGGGCAGCACTGGCGGACGGGGCTCGCGGAGATGTACCGCTCGATCAGCAGGCACGCCTTCGTGAAAGCGCTCCAGAAGCTCGTCCCCGCGCTGGGACCCGACGACGTCCGCTACCTGCGCGCCGGGGTCCGCGCCCAGGCGGTCGGCCCGGGCGGCGCCCTCCTCGACGACTTCCACCTGGTCGAGGCCGCGCGTTCGGTCCACGTGCTGAACGCGCCGTCGCCCGCGGCGACGGCGTCGATCACGATCGGGCGCACGATCGCGGGCATGGTGGCGAGACAGCTCGGCAGGTGA